The Enterococcus rotai genome includes a window with the following:
- the rsmB gene encoding 16S rRNA (cytosine(967)-C(5))-methyltransferase RsmB, producing the protein MGKKIPARVKSSVRYVALRTIERVDNGGAYSNLLLNEMINKSALGEKDSRLFTELVYGTISRKLLLEYYLTPFITNPKKVDSWVKNLLSLSIYQLVFLDKIPDHAIINEAVEIGKHRGNVGIGKFVNGVLRAFQREGAPSLDNIKDPVERLSVEISMPKWLTEKLIKQMGLEETRKLGLSLFEKSHVSGRVDTREISIEDALKVLQEDHIEAQASQVSPYGVVADKGFLAGNYLFDAGKLTIQDESSMLVAPAMQIEKNHVVLDACAAPGGKTTHIATFLDAAQGGRVKSLDIHDHKIKLIKQNADRLHVKDVVDTEKLDARKVGEEFPAEYFDRILVDAPCSGLGLMRRKPDIKYNKSAQDFDQLPKIQLEILESVAPTLKQCGIMVYSTCTIAEEENQEVVAAFLQKHPEFKKIDVSVSEAVEPSVHEQMLTLYPHQLGTDGFFICCMQKVC; encoded by the coding sequence ATGGGAAAGAAAATACCAGCAAGAGTAAAAAGTTCTGTCCGCTATGTGGCATTAAGAACGATTGAGCGCGTTGATAATGGCGGTGCGTATTCAAATTTATTATTAAATGAAATGATCAATAAGTCTGCTTTAGGAGAAAAAGATAGTCGTCTATTCACAGAACTTGTGTATGGCACGATCAGCCGAAAATTGTTATTAGAATATTATCTAACGCCATTTATTACCAACCCTAAAAAAGTCGATAGTTGGGTGAAAAATTTACTGAGTTTATCAATCTATCAATTAGTCTTTTTAGATAAAATTCCTGATCACGCCATCATCAATGAAGCTGTTGAAATCGGGAAACACCGAGGCAATGTTGGCATCGGTAAATTTGTGAACGGTGTACTTCGGGCATTTCAACGAGAAGGAGCACCAAGTTTAGACAATATCAAAGATCCTGTCGAACGCCTATCAGTAGAAATCAGCATGCCCAAATGGCTGACAGAAAAGTTAATCAAACAAATGGGATTGGAAGAAACAAGAAAATTAGGGTTATCGCTTTTTGAAAAAAGTCATGTTAGTGGCCGTGTGGATACACGTGAAATCAGCATTGAAGATGCGTTGAAGGTTTTACAAGAAGACCATATCGAAGCCCAAGCTAGTCAAGTTTCCCCTTATGGTGTGGTTGCGGATAAAGGCTTTTTAGCCGGGAATTACTTGTTTGATGCAGGGAAATTGACGATCCAAGATGAAAGCTCGATGCTTGTTGCCCCAGCCATGCAAATCGAAAAAAATCATGTGGTTTTAGATGCTTGTGCGGCGCCTGGTGGTAAAACGACACATATCGCAACATTCCTTGATGCAGCGCAAGGCGGTCGCGTGAAATCGTTAGATATTCACGATCATAAAATCAAGTTGATCAAGCAAAACGCTGATCGTCTCCATGTAAAAGACGTCGTAGACACTGAAAAATTAGATGCACGCAAAGTTGGAGAAGAATTTCCAGCAGAATATTTTGATCGGATTTTAGTAGATGCACCTTGCTCTGGATTAGGGTTGATGCGTCGTAAACCAGATATTAAATACAATAAATCAGCACAAGATTTTGATCAATTACCTAAAATTCAATTAGAAATTCTTGAAAGTGTTGCCCCAACGTTAAAACAATGCGGTATAATGGTCTATAGCACATGTACGATTGCCGAAGAAGAAAATCAAGAAGTTGTTGCAGCATTTTTACAAAAACATCCAGAATTTAAAAAAATAGATGTCAGTGTTAGCGAGGCTGTAGAGCCTTCTGTGCATGAGCAAATGCTCACGCTATACCCGCATCAATTAGGCACGGATGGATTCTTTATTTGCTGTATGCAGAAAGTTTGTTAA
- the fmt gene encoding methionyl-tRNA formyltransferase has product MTKLIFMGTPTFSVPILEGLIENGYEIQAVVTQPDRPVGRKKVITPTPVKEAAVKHGLLVLQPEKISGSPEMEKIIELAPDLIVTAAFGQFLPDKILTAPKFGAVNVHASLLPKYRGGAPVHYSIIEGEKETGVTIMEMVKKMDAGDILSQKAIPITKTDDVGTMFDKLSLVGKELLLETLPKILAGEITPQPQDENEVTFSPNITREQEQIDWHKTAEQVDNQVRGMRPWPTAFTTYNGINWKLWDVTPLDETTNDVPGTIIKRSKKELWIACGEGTVLSVNTIQPSGKGKLFIQDFLNGVGKTVAESDKVG; this is encoded by the coding sequence ATGACTAAATTAATTTTTATGGGAACACCCACATTTTCAGTCCCGATTTTAGAAGGATTGATCGAAAATGGTTATGAGATTCAAGCAGTTGTGACGCAGCCGGATCGCCCTGTTGGACGTAAAAAAGTTATCACGCCAACACCTGTGAAAGAAGCGGCAGTCAAACATGGATTACTTGTCTTACAACCAGAAAAAATCTCAGGTTCACCTGAAATGGAAAAAATTATCGAACTTGCGCCTGATCTTATTGTGACAGCCGCTTTTGGCCAATTTTTACCAGATAAAATTTTAACTGCACCAAAATTTGGAGCAGTCAATGTTCATGCGTCATTGTTGCCAAAATATCGTGGCGGAGCGCCTGTTCATTATTCGATCATCGAGGGAGAAAAAGAAACTGGTGTCACGATTATGGAGATGGTGAAGAAAATGGATGCTGGAGATATCCTTTCTCAAAAAGCGATTCCAATCACTAAAACAGATGATGTTGGGACGATGTTTGATAAATTAAGTCTTGTGGGGAAAGAATTATTGCTGGAAACATTGCCTAAAATTTTAGCTGGTGAAATCACGCCACAACCTCAAGATGAAAATGAAGTAACGTTTTCTCCGAATATCACGAGAGAACAAGAACAAATCGATTGGCATAAAACAGCGGAGCAAGTCGACAATCAGGTACGTGGTATGCGTCCGTGGCCGACAGCTTTTACTACCTATAATGGAATCAATTGGAAATTATGGGATGTTACCCCTTTGGATGAAACGACAAATGACGTTCCAGGGACGATCATCAAACGTAGCAAAAAGGAATTATGGATCGCTTGTGGAGAAGGGACAGTTCTTTCTGTAAACACAATTCAGCCATCGGGCAAAGGAAAATTATTTATCCAAGACTTCTTAAATGGTGTCGGTAAAACAGTCGCAGAATCAGATAAGGTGGGCTAG
- the def gene encoding peptide deformylase, whose protein sequence is MRYPIVIHPNERLKQKAKPVTMITDETVKLLEDMYETMIAHDGIGLAAPQIGKNLQLAVIEVDDETGLFELINPEIVERKGTDIDVEGCLSIPETYGTVERADEVTVRYFDREGDEIEVTAYGYLARAFQHEIDHLNGELFIDKIIDPIKPEDLDAYMEEHLDD, encoded by the coding sequence ATGCGCTATCCTATAGTGATACACCCTAATGAACGCCTAAAACAAAAAGCAAAACCAGTAACAATGATCACAGATGAAACAGTGAAGCTTCTAGAAGATATGTACGAAACGATGATCGCCCACGATGGGATTGGTCTAGCAGCTCCACAAATTGGGAAAAACCTGCAATTAGCAGTAATCGAAGTGGATGATGAAACTGGTTTATTTGAGTTGATCAATCCTGAAATCGTTGAGCGAAAAGGCACAGATATCGATGTGGAAGGCTGCTTAAGTATTCCAGAAACCTATGGCACTGTTGAACGAGCAGATGAAGTAACCGTTCGTTACTTTGACCGTGAAGGAGACGAGATCGAAGTGACCGCCTATGGCTATCTCGCTAGAGCATTTCAACATGAAATCGATCATCTAAATGGTGAATTATTTATCGATAAAATCATTGATCCAATCAAGCCAGAAGATTTAGATGCATATATGGAGGAACATTTAGATGACTAA
- the priA gene encoding primosomal protein N' translates to MRKAAQVIVDVPTMQTDQPFTYLIPFNLEQQLTIGMRVEVPFGNGNRHLQGFVLAIDEVSDEVIAAQKFEWKEILSVLDLKPVLNTELLELADYMKEKTFAFKITCLQTMLPSVMRADYSKYIYLTDELEETMQDELFYGLDEIAWEDAVARNILPQLLQLRKQQKVDIRYEVNTRNRVKIIRYVQALKNVEQLEEARMELRKGSQKKEQLINYLQQVGLEKMTTVKEMKELGFSTAVLNDGANRQWLTFIEAEAYRDPFADHTFEKTTALALNDEQQNAVNNILDSVNQAVSQTYLLEGITGSGKTEVYLQVIAEVLNQGKTAMMLVPEISLTPQMVHRFKSRFGEQVAVMHSALSQGEKYDEWRKIERGEAQVVVGVRSAIFSPLENLGVVIIDEEHEASYKQEETPRYHARDLAIWRAAYHNCPVVLGSATPSLETRARAQKNVYKRLVLSKRANQTATLPTIDVVDMREEIQNKNTSSFSIALQEKIQDRLAKKEQSVLLLNRRGYSSFVMCRDCGYVLPCPNCDISLTLHMDTKTMKCHYCGHEERIPYHCPNCSGDKIRYYGTGTQKVEEELKALFPESRVLRMDVDTTRRKGAHEKILTAFGNHEADILLGTQMIAKGLDFPNVTLVGVLNADTALNLPDFRSSERTFQLLTQVSGRAGRAEKPGEVIIQSFNPEHYAIQLAKAQDYEDFYQKEMYVRHRGDYPPFYFTVQITASHPEENQAAKQMFEIVKELKAGLSDQSILLGPTPNAIMRVNNRYFYQVIIKYKNEPNLQNILKKILTDTQRATAHGLKLSIDAEPMNFI, encoded by the coding sequence ATGAGAAAAGCGGCACAAGTGATTGTTGACGTACCTACGATGCAGACAGACCAACCGTTTACTTATTTGATTCCTTTTAACTTAGAACAACAATTAACCATTGGTATGCGGGTAGAAGTTCCATTTGGTAATGGAAACCGTCATTTACAAGGGTTTGTTTTAGCGATAGATGAAGTCTCTGACGAAGTAATAGCGGCGCAAAAGTTTGAATGGAAAGAAATACTATCTGTTCTAGATTTAAAACCTGTCCTTAATACGGAATTACTGGAATTAGCTGACTATATGAAAGAGAAAACATTTGCCTTTAAAATCACCTGTTTACAAACGATGTTGCCAAGCGTAATGCGTGCAGATTATAGTAAATACATATATTTAACGGATGAATTAGAAGAAACAATGCAAGATGAGTTATTTTATGGCTTAGATGAAATTGCTTGGGAAGATGCTGTAGCACGGAATATTTTACCGCAATTGTTGCAACTTAGAAAACAGCAAAAAGTCGATATTCGCTACGAAGTGAATACTCGAAATAGAGTCAAAATAATCCGCTATGTTCAAGCGTTAAAAAACGTTGAACAATTGGAAGAAGCACGAATGGAACTTAGAAAAGGCTCACAGAAAAAAGAGCAATTGATCAACTACTTACAGCAAGTAGGCCTAGAAAAAATGACCACGGTCAAAGAGATGAAAGAACTAGGATTTAGCACAGCTGTTTTAAATGACGGAGCCAATAGACAGTGGCTGACCTTTATCGAAGCTGAAGCCTATCGTGATCCATTTGCTGATCATACATTTGAAAAAACGACAGCATTAGCCTTGAATGACGAACAACAAAATGCTGTAAACAATATTCTGGATTCAGTCAACCAAGCGGTAAGTCAAACCTATTTACTAGAAGGAATCACTGGTAGCGGGAAGACTGAAGTCTATCTCCAAGTGATCGCGGAAGTCTTGAATCAAGGAAAAACCGCTATGATGTTAGTACCTGAAATTTCATTGACACCACAAATGGTCCATCGGTTTAAAAGTCGGTTTGGTGAACAAGTCGCAGTGATGCACAGCGCCTTATCTCAAGGAGAGAAATATGATGAGTGGCGTAAAATCGAACGTGGTGAAGCACAAGTTGTAGTAGGCGTACGTTCGGCAATTTTCTCTCCTTTAGAAAATCTTGGAGTAGTTATCATTGATGAGGAGCATGAAGCCAGTTATAAACAAGAAGAAACGCCACGTTATCATGCGCGGGATCTTGCCATTTGGCGAGCTGCCTATCACAATTGTCCAGTGGTCTTAGGCAGTGCAACACCTTCACTAGAAACACGAGCTCGAGCACAAAAAAATGTCTATAAACGCTTAGTACTATCAAAAAGAGCCAATCAAACAGCCACGTTACCCACAATTGACGTTGTGGATATGCGTGAAGAAATTCAAAATAAAAATACGTCGTCCTTTTCAATAGCACTACAAGAAAAGATCCAAGATCGTTTAGCTAAAAAAGAACAAAGTGTTCTGCTGTTGAATCGTCGAGGCTATTCTTCTTTTGTAATGTGCCGAGATTGCGGCTATGTATTACCTTGTCCAAACTGTGACATTTCGCTAACACTGCACATGGATACGAAAACGATGAAATGCCATTACTGTGGTCATGAAGAACGTATTCCTTATCATTGTCCCAACTGTAGCGGGGATAAAATCCGTTATTATGGAACTGGAACGCAAAAAGTGGAAGAAGAACTTAAAGCATTATTCCCTGAAAGTCGTGTTTTACGGATGGATGTTGATACTACAAGACGAAAAGGTGCGCATGAGAAAATTTTAACAGCCTTCGGTAATCATGAAGCGGATATTCTGCTTGGGACACAAATGATTGCTAAAGGATTAGATTTTCCAAATGTAACCTTAGTCGGTGTCTTGAATGCTGATACGGCACTGAATTTGCCAGATTTTCGTTCGAGTGAACGGACATTTCAATTGTTGACCCAAGTCAGTGGTCGGGCAGGACGTGCTGAGAAGCCGGGGGAAGTGATCATTCAATCTTTTAATCCTGAACATTACGCAATTCAGTTAGCGAAGGCTCAAGATTATGAAGACTTTTACCAAAAAGAAATGTACGTCCGCCATCGTGGCGATTACCCACCATTTTATTTTACGGTGCAAATCACCGCGAGCCATCCTGAAGAAAATCAAGCGGCCAAGCAGATGTTTGAAATAGTCAAAGAATTAAAAGCAGGCTTGTCTGACCAAAGTATTTTATTGGGACCAACACCAAATGCTATTATGCGTGTGAATAATCGTTATTTTTACCAAGTAATCATTAAATATAAAAACGAACCGAATTTGCAAAATATCTTAAAAAAAATACTGACCGACACTCAAAGAGCAACAGCACACGGTTTAAAGTTATCAATCGATGCTGAGCCAATGAATTTTATCTGA
- the rpoZ gene encoding DNA-directed RNA polymerase subunit omega, translating into MMLKPSIDSLLKEVPSKYSLVILASKRAHELDEGAQPTLESFESVKSVGQALEEIDAATVINDPRPEEKRERMRMAKEEQKMRHEQEQKELENRIREEKSL; encoded by the coding sequence ATGATGCTAAAACCATCTATTGACTCATTATTAAAAGAAGTACCATCAAAATATTCACTTGTGATCTTAGCAAGTAAACGTGCTCACGAATTAGACGAAGGTGCACAACCAACACTAGAAAGCTTTGAATCTGTAAAAAGCGTAGGTCAAGCATTAGAAGAAATCGATGCTGCAACAGTGATCAATGATCCTCGTCCAGAAGAAAAACGTGAAAGAATGCGTATGGCAAAAGAAGAACAAAAAATGAGACATGAACAAGAACAAAAAGAACTTGAAAATCGCATCCGCGAAGAAAAAAGTTTATAA
- the gmk gene encoding guanylate kinase — translation MSERGLLIVLSGPSGVGKGTVRKAIFDSEENDFQYSISMTTRKMREGEVEGVDYYFRTKEEFEAMIEAGEMLEYAQYVGNYYGTPLSYVNKTLDEGKDVFLEIEVQGAEQVKEQVPDGVFIFLTPPDLAELKSRIVGRGTDAHEVIEERMRVARAEIEMMALYDYAVVNDEVPLAVKRIKEIIASEHFRVDRVIGNYIKMLKEM, via the coding sequence ATGTCAGAGCGTGGGTTATTAATTGTACTATCGGGTCCTTCTGGGGTTGGTAAAGGAACGGTGCGCAAAGCAATTTTTGATAGTGAAGAGAATGATTTTCAGTATTCGATTTCTATGACTACCCGTAAAATGCGGGAAGGGGAAGTAGAAGGGGTAGATTATTACTTCCGCACAAAAGAAGAATTTGAAGCAATGATTGAAGCTGGCGAGATGCTAGAATATGCACAGTACGTAGGGAATTACTACGGAACGCCGCTTTCTTATGTCAACAAAACGCTTGATGAAGGAAAAGATGTCTTTTTAGAAATCGAAGTCCAAGGTGCTGAGCAAGTAAAAGAACAAGTACCGGATGGGGTCTTTATTTTTCTAACACCACCAGATTTAGCTGAACTTAAGTCACGGATCGTTGGTCGTGGTACCGATGCTCATGAAGTGATTGAAGAGCGAATGCGTGTGGCTCGCGCAGAAATCGAAATGATGGCATTATATGATTATGCGGTTGTGAACGATGAAGTTCCATTAGCTGTAAAACGAATCAAAGAAATTATCGCGAGTGAACATTTTCGCGTTGATCGAGTAATTGGCAACTATATTAAAATGTTGAAGGAGATGTAG